From Rutidosis leptorrhynchoides isolate AG116_Rl617_1_P2 chromosome 3, CSIRO_AGI_Rlap_v1, whole genome shotgun sequence, a single genomic window includes:
- the LOC139902596 gene encoding uncharacterized protein — translation MSSSDEESLVNAMKSIFAYRNNVVIRREVEEQNEAQSSRRRRRYIYRDRVEAHNRLMKDYFVQDPKYPPEYFKRRYRMSQSLLEKIIEGILSYSTRPNAPKWFTYFQQRPDARGVLGVSTILKVTSAIRQLAYGDSPDLFDEYLQMSERTSRESLQYFTRCIIDLYGNVYMREPTEDDIRRLYHKHEELHGFPGMLGSIDCMHWA, via the coding sequence atgagtAGTTCCGACGAAGAAAGTTTGGTTAACGCAATGAAAAGTATATTTGCCTATCGAAATAACGTGGTAATACGTAGAGAGGTCGAGGAACAAAATGAGGCTCAAAGCTCAAGACGAAGACGTCGCTACATTTATCGTGATCGTGTAGAAGCGCACAATCGTTTGATGAAAGATTATTTTGTTCAAGATCCGAAGTATCCCCCTGAATATTTCAAACGACGCTATCGAATGTCACAAAGTCTTCTTGAAAAAATAATCGAAGGTATACTTTCTTACTCTACTCGTCCCAATGCACCAAAGTGGTTTACTTATTTTCAACAACGTCCCGATGCACGTGGTGTTCTCGGAGTATCTACTATTTTAAAAGTCACTTCTGCCATTCGTCAACTAGCATACGGTGATTCACCGGATCTATTTGACGAATATTTACAAATGTCAGAGAGAACATCACGTGAGTCTTTGCAATATTTTACAAGATGTATTATAGACTTGTATGGTAATGTATATATGAGAGAACCGACCGAGGACGATATACGTCGGTTGTATCATAAACATGAAGAACTTCACGGCTTTCCTGGAATGCTTGGAAgcattgattgtatgcattgggcttaG